The Proteus sp. ZN5 genome includes the window CATATTGTTCTTCATATTCTTCACATAAAGAAAACAATTCATTTAATGAAACGTCATTTAAACTTCGAATTAAATTATCTTTAAAGCTTCCTTTTGTTTTTTTATTTTTAGAAACAATTTCAGATAAAGAATCAATTAAATCTAATTTCTCACTTAAATAACAATCATTATTCATCGTTTCATAAATATTCTCTTCAACAGAATCTACCATAAAACCTTCAACAGAAGAATTGATGATTTTTAATTTATTAACATCATAATTTTTATTTTTTAGGTTATTAAATATTGATTCAGTTTCTTTTATACTTAAATCAACAAAAAAATTAAAATTTTTATTCTTAATGGATAAACTATTATCAAAGATATAACTATCGCTATTATCATCATAATTCACTTCATAAGAATTGGTAATATTGTCTACATTCTTACTCATTTCCATATAAATAGGTTCATCTTTTATCAGATCCTTATCATTTAAAAATCTAACATCAGAAATTTTATTTACTGAATTTTCTATTAATAATATTGAGCTAGATTTAAAATTAAAATCAAAACTTGATGATTGGTTTGATAAATTTAAGGAACTTCCTTGTAATGCCCCATCTATTTTTTCGATAGTCATTATTTTCATCCTACTAGTTTAACATAAGCACTATTCTATAAATTCTCCTCTTTTTTTCTACCATTTATCCACCATCTATATAATTGATTCATTTTATGAATACATTAAACTAATTTTTATAAAGAATATTCTCAATAGCATTATTAATGCTATTTTCTAAAAAATATTTATAACTCTCAACATTTCCAAATTTTGATTTTATATTATCATCTGAATTTAATAGGGTATCTACTATTGAATTTAAAAGATTATCTTTAGCTTTCTTTAAAGAGTTTTCATCTCCAGAAAATAAAATTGACTTAGAATAAAATTCTAATTTTTTCTTAAACTCTGTAATTTTTTCTTTCTCTAATGTAGGTATTTCCTCCAAGCCGGAGATAATATCATTAATTACACTTTTTTTTATTTCATCACTTTTTGCTTTTCTTTTGGCTTCAGATAATGGCCTGTCAAAAACTTCATTAATCTCACTTTTACTTACTTTTTCCTTATTCTCTAACTTTATGGTCGTACTTTCACTCTTGTTATGATTATTTTCAATATTAGAGATACTACTTTTTAGTCCTATAAAATTATTTTTTATATTAGAGTTTGGTTTTATAAAACTAATGATTGTATTATAATAACTTAATATCACCCCATTTAAAATATTATTAATTTTACTTCCTCTATTTTCAATGTTCCTTATCGCTGAAAATGTGACTCTAACTATATTATTTATATACATACATCCTCCTAATCGTTTTAGGAGGATTAAACTGCATATCATAATCAACTTCTATCAATAAGTTATGTTTTTTTAATCATTATTTGCTAAAAAGATCCATCGAAAAGTCAATAAAATATAATTATTAAAGAAAATAATACATTAAAATAAATAATGATTAATTTTAACTTTTTAACTTCTTTTATGCGAAGTATATTTTTTACATGATTAAGATCACAGAAAAATAGCGTTATAAGTTAAATAAAATAACCTCACCTACAAAAAACACTATTTTTTTTAATAAAGAAAAAACCAAAAATTAAATAATAATCAACATTAAAAAATTATTGTAAAAATAATAATTTTTCTATAATTCCCTATTGTTTTTTTTATGATACAAGTAAGTGTTAGTCTTTTCTAATAAATGAAATAAGTAAGTATTAATACAGAGAATACAATTAAAAATATAATGGAGTCTTGTCATGAATCTCGTTGAACGGTTTATTTCTTATACAAAAGTTAACACCACTACAAATAGGGAAAATGGCGCAGCTGGTATCATGCCTTCATCAGAAGGCCAGCGAGTCCTTGCTCTACAATTAGTCGAAGAATTAAAAGCGTTGGGTGTTGAAGATATCAAAATTCGTGATACTGCGATTGTTACCGCAACACTACCTTCTAACCTTGACTATGAAGTTCCAACCGTTGCTTTCTTTGGTCATTTAGATACCAGTGCTGAACAAACGAATGATACTAAAGCGCAAATTCTACCTTATAAAGGTGGCGATCTTTGCTTAAATAAAGAACTTGAGATCTTTTTGCGTCAAAGCGAATTTCCTGAATTAGAAAATTATATTGGTGACGATATTATCGTAACCGATGGTACTAGCTTATTAGGCGCTGACGACAAAGCTGCTATCGCTTCTATTATGGATATGTTGCAATACTTTAAACAACACCCTGAAGTTAAACACGGTACCGTTAAAATCGGTTTTGTTCCCGATGAAGAACAAGGTTTACGTGGTGCTAAAGTCTTTGATACTAAAGAATTTGGTGCCGATTTTGCCTATACTTTAGATTGCTGTGGTATTGGTGAATTAGTGTATGAAAACTGGAATGCTGGCGATGTCGAGATCACCTTTACAGGCGCATCAGCTCACCCAATGTCAGCAAAAGGCAAATTAAAAAATTCACTGTTAATGGCGCACAAGTTCGTTGCAATGTTACCGGGCGGTGAAGCACCGGAATATACCGAAGGTCGTGAAGGTTATTATTGGGTCAAGCAATTAGCAGGTAATAGTGCCCGTACTGTATTAAAAATGGATGTGCGTGATTTCACCGAAAAAGGTTACGCACAACGCATGGCATTTTTAAAACAACTTTCCGATTATTGTGAAGGTTTATGGGGTGAAGGCTCTGTAGCTTGTAAACTTGCTGACCGTTATGCCAACGTATTTAATAGCCTACAAGGCGATAATCGCTATCCTATCGATATTGCTGTAGCTGCTTATGAAGCGAATGGCATTACTCCTCGCCCAATTCCAATGCGCGGTGGTTATGATGGCGCAGCACTCTCTCAAAATGGACTACCTTGCCCTAATATCTTTACTGGTGCTCATAACTTTCACTCTATTTATGAATATCTCCCAGTTAAATCGCTTTACGCTGCCAGCGATGTCTTAAAATCTGTCGTTAAGATCACGGCTGAGCGCTTTGCACCGGGAGCTAAAGCATGATCCAAATTCTTGCGGTCTTAATTGTTGTTGTTATTGTCGCTAGAATGATCTTGAAAGGATATAAAGCAGAGCCTGTTTTGTTAGTGGCGGGTTTAGCCTTAATGGCGCTAACAATGATGTTTGGTTGGGGAGATATTCTTCCTAAAAATGTCAAAACAACAGGTATTGGCTGGTTAGATCCTTTTGAAGTAATGCGTGATCTCTTTAGTAGTCGTGCGGCTGATCTTGGTTTAATGATCATGGCACTGATGGGATTTGCGCATTATATGGATCATATTGGCGCCAATGAGGCCGTTGTACGTGTTGCAACTCGCCCATTGAAAAATATGCGCTCACCTTATGTGTTGCTATTTTTCTCTTTTTTACTCGCTAGTATTTTGCAACTTGCTATTCCTTCAGCAACTGGATTGGCCGTTCTATTAATGGGTACCATGTTCCCGATTATGATAGGACTTGGTTTATCTCCAGCATCTGCTGCGGGTGTGATTGCAACTTCATTGGGTGTTGCTTACACCCCAACTGCCATTGATGCCATTCGTGGTGCAAAAGCAGTTGATTTAGGGGTTGTTGAATATGTGCTTTATTACCAAGGCCCTGCGGCGATTGCAACCGTATTAGCTGTTGGTATTACACATATCTTCTGGCAGCGCCATTGTGACCGCAAAGCCGGATTTGTACCTCAGTTAGGTAAAGTGTCTGAAGAAGCAAAGAGTGATAAAAACGTACCCGGCTTTTATGCCTTACTGCCAATGTTACCAATCATAATGGCAGTCGGTTCATCAAGCCTCTTTGTTGAAGGTATTCACCTTGATGTAGTCACGATTGTATTAATTTCAATGGCAATTTGTATGCTGATTGAAACATTACGCTTACGTGATTTTAAATCAGTGTGTGCAGGCTTCCAGCATTTCTTAAAAGGTATGGGTTCTGCATTTAGTAACGTTGTGGGATTATTAGTCGCAGCGGGTGTTTTTGCTCATGGTATTAAAGTCAGTGGTGCAATTGATAGCCTGATCGTGATGGCGGAATCTGTTGGCTTACCACCATTTGCAATGGCATTGGTCTTCGCTATCGTAACATTAGCAGCAGCGATTATTATGGGTTCAGGTAATGCGCCTTTCCTTGCATTCGTTGAACTTATTCCACAAATTGCCCATAGCATGGGTGTAAACCCAATTGCGATGATTTTACCAATGCAACAAGCATCACATATGGGACGAGGTATGTCTCCAGTAGCAGGGGTTATTATTGCAGTATCTAGTGGCGCGAAATTACAACCATTTGATGTTGTAAAAAGGACTGCAATACCGCTTATGGTAGGTTTTGTATTCCACAGTGCTATTATTGCTATCTTCTATTATTGATAAATATACCTGAAGCAATATTTTTTGCTTCAGGTTATTTTCAAATAATAAACATATTAAAAATAGTCAAAGATATTTTATTGTTATTTTTATAAATAAAAACTAATTATCTATTTTTCTAAACATATATTTAATTACTTATTTAAAAAACAACATCAAAGCTATCATTATGAAAATATTAACAAAATAATAAAGCATTATT containing:
- the pepT gene encoding peptidase T, producing the protein MNLVERFISYTKVNTTTNRENGAAGIMPSSEGQRVLALQLVEELKALGVEDIKIRDTAIVTATLPSNLDYEVPTVAFFGHLDTSAEQTNDTKAQILPYKGGDLCLNKELEIFLRQSEFPELENYIGDDIIVTDGTSLLGADDKAAIASIMDMLQYFKQHPEVKHGTVKIGFVPDEEQGLRGAKVFDTKEFGADFAYTLDCCGIGELVYENWNAGDVEITFTGASAHPMSAKGKLKNSLLMAHKFVAMLPGGEAPEYTEGREGYYWVKQLAGNSARTVLKMDVRDFTEKGYAQRMAFLKQLSDYCEGLWGEGSVACKLADRYANVFNSLQGDNRYPIDIAVAAYEANGITPRPIPMRGGYDGAALSQNGLPCPNIFTGAHNFHSIYEYLPVKSLYAASDVLKSVVKITAERFAPGAKA
- the dcuC gene encoding C4-dicarboxylate transporter DcuC → MIQILAVLIVVVIVARMILKGYKAEPVLLVAGLALMALTMMFGWGDILPKNVKTTGIGWLDPFEVMRDLFSSRAADLGLMIMALMGFAHYMDHIGANEAVVRVATRPLKNMRSPYVLLFFSFLLASILQLAIPSATGLAVLLMGTMFPIMIGLGLSPASAAGVIATSLGVAYTPTAIDAIRGAKAVDLGVVEYVLYYQGPAAIATVLAVGITHIFWQRHCDRKAGFVPQLGKVSEEAKSDKNVPGFYALLPMLPIIMAVGSSSLFVEGIHLDVVTIVLISMAICMLIETLRLRDFKSVCAGFQHFLKGMGSAFSNVVGLLVAAGVFAHGIKVSGAIDSLIVMAESVGLPPFAMALVFAIVTLAAAIIMGSGNAPFLAFVELIPQIAHSMGVNPIAMILPMQQASHMGRGMSPVAGVIIAVSSGAKLQPFDVVKRTAIPLMVGFVFHSAIIAIFYY